In Flavobacterium lacustre, a genomic segment contains:
- a CDS encoding translocation/assembly module TamB domain-containing protein produces the protein MRSINKDFGTHITIDEVAISVFGGVKFKKVLILDHHNDTLIYSNRIKTSIIDGTKLLDGDLIFSELRLNGMLFNLKTYKNEKLTNLDVFINAFGTSKKPSQKHFLLTAKDAYITNGHFILTDENRAVPKDVDFTKLNAYISDFKLYGPDVNTIIHKMSFLDHRGLYVKNLSSIFSYTKKQIKLDKLDLVTKESKIKGTVALNYKIEDFADFNNKVKFDVKLEPSILASNDIRCFYKELGKNQLFYARATIKGTLNNLNLTKLRLTDSRKSQIIGAIRFKNLFPKKEQKFYMNGKFDKLSSSYDNLVVLLPNVLGKRLPVELKKLGNFNLVGNSQITTTAINASFMMTTALGKVESDLVMENIDFIDKASYVGNVILDDFDIGTFLDNKDLGKVTLNLDVDGKGFTKKYLNTAIKGDVSKIDYNKYTYHNVVLNGNFKLPLYKGQVSVNDPNLSMTFDGLVDLSKKDSRFDFHINIENADLHQLRFVKDTTSLFRGDVTVQVSGNTIENLQGDIFINKTTYQNTKSTYVFDDFAINSSFDKNWVRTITVNSPDIVEGKIVGKFQFNQLNNLIKNSLGSLYTNFKPHKVKKGQFLKFDFTIYSKIVEIMYPEISIGTNTVVKGNLNSDSSEFKLNFNSPQIIASKNTFDNIRISIDNKNPLYNAYIELDSIKTKYYKIRDFSLINVTMKDTLFFRSEFKGGQKGEDYYNLNLYHTINAANNNVVGISKSEVKFKDYLWFLNEKEAPNNQIVFDKAFKNFKIDDIILSHENQQIELMGAIKDSTYKDLKLSFKDVDLNKITPENNKFIFNGNINGDVNFKQNKAVFQPTAAIVIDHLNLNKTDLGTLDFQIEGNESLKKFTINSSLDNENFESFNADGSFEIINKETFLDLRLKFDKFNLAVLSPLGGEVLSNIRGSVSGNSTIEGNLKKPDINGRLYVDNAGMKIPYLNVDYELSDKTVIDLTDEKFLFRNNMLTDTKYKTKGILNGSVEHNNFSDWKLDLAITSKRFLALDTKDSEDSAYFGTAFIDGIATIKGPTNSLFIKVAAKSEKGTAVKIPINNAESVSDNSFIHFLTAKEKYNFKNGIVENTRNYNGLELEFDFDITPDAEVEVILDRNTGHGMKGKGFGSLLFKINTLGKFNMWGDFQAYEGTYNFKYGGLIDKKFAVKKGGSISWEGNPMRAQLNLEAVYKTTANPAVLLENSSFNSKVPVEVVIGLRGDLTSPEPDFNINFPTVSNVLKSEIEYKLNDKDVRQTQALYLLSSGGFLSPEGVSQSDFSSNLLFETATGLLDDIIQSEDDKFRVGINVIGADKRLGRETDGRFVATISSKINERITINGKVGVPFGGINESAIVGDVEVLYRVNEDGTLNLRIFNKENDINYIGQGIGYTQGLGVSYEVDFDTFKEFVNKIFKNHKLERATKTEDNIDQDSNLSPDYINFSNSNKPTKQAPKINQEAVMPEED, from the coding sequence ATGCGAAGTATCAACAAGGATTTTGGAACTCATATTACTATAGATGAAGTTGCAATATCTGTTTTTGGAGGGGTAAAATTCAAGAAAGTCTTAATTCTTGATCATCATAATGATACTTTAATTTATTCAAACAGGATTAAAACCAGTATTATAGATGGAACAAAATTGCTGGATGGCGATTTGATTTTTAGTGAGTTGCGTTTAAATGGAATGTTGTTTAATTTAAAGACTTACAAGAACGAAAAACTAACCAATTTAGATGTTTTTATTAATGCGTTTGGAACCAGTAAAAAACCGTCACAGAAGCATTTTCTGTTAACGGCTAAAGATGCATACATTACAAACGGTCATTTTATTTTAACAGATGAAAATCGGGCAGTTCCTAAAGATGTTGATTTCACAAAGCTTAATGCCTATATATCTGACTTTAAATTATATGGTCCTGATGTAAATACAATCATTCATAAAATGTCGTTTCTCGATCACCGAGGTTTGTATGTGAAAAATTTAAGCTCCATATTTAGTTATACCAAAAAGCAAATAAAACTCGATAAATTAGATTTAGTTACCAAAGAATCTAAAATAAAAGGGACAGTTGCTCTAAATTATAAGATTGAAGATTTTGCTGATTTTAATAATAAAGTCAAATTTGATGTAAAGTTAGAGCCGTCAATATTGGCGTCTAATGATATTCGTTGTTTTTATAAAGAATTGGGTAAAAACCAGCTTTTTTATGCCAGAGCAACGATCAAAGGTACTTTGAATAATTTAAATTTGACAAAATTGCGTTTGACCGATTCGAGAAAATCTCAAATAATAGGAGCAATACGGTTCAAAAATCTTTTTCCAAAGAAGGAACAAAAATTCTATATGAATGGAAAATTTGACAAGCTTTCTTCCAGTTATGACAATTTGGTTGTTTTGTTGCCAAATGTTTTGGGTAAAAGACTCCCCGTAGAATTAAAAAAATTAGGCAATTTTAATCTTGTTGGAAATTCTCAAATTACGACAACAGCTATCAATGCGAGTTTTATGATGACGACAGCTTTGGGAAAAGTAGAATCGGATTTAGTCATGGAAAACATTGATTTTATTGATAAAGCTTCTTATGTAGGAAATGTTATTTTGGATGATTTTGATATTGGAACTTTTTTAGACAACAAAGATTTAGGTAAAGTGACTTTAAATCTGGATGTTGACGGAAAAGGATTCACGAAAAAATATTTGAATACCGCCATAAAAGGCGATGTATCAAAGATTGATTATAACAAATATACCTATCATAATGTAGTGCTAAATGGGAATTTTAAATTACCATTATATAAAGGACAAGTTTCTGTAAATGATCCTAATTTAAGTATGACATTTGATGGTTTAGTGGATTTGAGCAAAAAGGATAGTAGATTTGATTTTCATATTAATATAGAAAATGCCGACTTACATCAATTGCGATTTGTAAAAGATACAACTTCACTTTTTAGAGGAGATGTTACGGTTCAAGTATCCGGAAATACGATTGAAAATCTTCAAGGAGATATTTTTATCAATAAAACGACTTATCAAAATACAAAATCTACCTATGTTTTTGATGATTTTGCGATTAATTCAAGTTTTGATAAAAATTGGGTTAGAACTATTACAGTAAATTCACCTGATATCGTTGAGGGGAAAATTGTTGGTAAATTTCAATTTAATCAACTGAATAATTTAATAAAAAACTCATTAGGAAGTCTTTACACTAATTTTAAACCGCATAAAGTTAAAAAAGGACAATTTTTGAAGTTTGATTTTACGATTTACAGCAAAATTGTCGAAATCATGTATCCCGAAATTTCGATTGGTACGAATACAGTTGTAAAAGGAAATTTGAATTCGGACAGCAGTGAATTTAAACTCAATTTTAATTCACCGCAAATTATTGCATCCAAAAATACATTTGACAATATCAGAATTTCTATTGATAATAAAAATCCGCTGTATAATGCATATATAGAATTAGACAGTATAAAAACAAAGTATTATAAAATTCGCGATTTTAGTTTGATTAATGTGACGATGAAAGACACTTTATTCTTTCGTTCAGAATTTAAAGGTGGACAAAAAGGAGAAGATTATTATAATTTAAACTTATACCACACCATAAATGCTGCCAATAATAATGTGGTAGGAATTAGTAAATCTGAAGTGAAATTTAAGGATTATTTGTGGTTTTTGAATGAAAAAGAAGCACCTAATAACCAAATTGTTTTTGATAAAGCATTCAAGAATTTTAAGATTGACGATATTATTCTATCCCATGAAAACCAGCAAATTGAGCTCATGGGAGCCATAAAAGACAGTACGTATAAAGATCTGAAATTAAGTTTTAAAGATGTTGATTTGAATAAAATTACTCCCGAAAACAATAAATTTATCTTCAATGGAAATATTAATGGAGATGTTAATTTTAAACAGAACAAAGCCGTTTTTCAGCCAACAGCCGCTATAGTTATTGATCATTTGAACTTAAATAAAACCGATTTAGGTACTTTGGATTTTCAGATTGAAGGAAATGAAAGTTTGAAGAAATTCACGATTAACTCTTCATTAGATAATGAAAATTTTGAATCTTTTAATGCTGATGGAAGTTTTGAAATCATCAATAAAGAGACTTTTTTGGACTTAAGACTGAAGTTTGATAAATTTAATTTGGCAGTATTAAGCCCGTTGGGAGGAGAAGTACTCTCAAACATCAGAGGTTCTGTTTCCGGGAATTCAACCATTGAAGGAAATCTTAAAAAACCGGATATTAATGGGCGACTTTATGTTGATAATGCAGGAATGAAAATCCCATATCTCAATGTTGATTATGAGTTGAGTGATAAAACCGTTATAGATTTGACAGACGAAAAGTTTCTGTTTAGAAACAATATGCTTACAGATACAAAATACAAGACTAAAGGGATTTTAAACGGAAGTGTTGAGCACAATAATTTTTCAGATTGGAAATTAGATTTAGCAATAACTTCTAAAAGATTTTTGGCATTGGATACAAAAGACAGCGAAGATTCGGCCTATTTTGGTACAGCATTTATTGACGGTATAGCAACTATAAAAGGTCCGACAAATAGCTTATTTATTAAAGTTGCAGCTAAATCAGAGAAAGGTACAGCGGTAAAAATTCCAATTAATAATGCCGAAAGTGTGAGTGATAATAGTTTCATTCATTTTCTTACGGCTAAAGAAAAATATAATTTTAAAAATGGTATTGTAGAGAATACACGAAATTATAACGGACTAGAATTAGAATTTGATTTTGACATTACGCCAGATGCCGAAGTTGAAGTTATTCTGGATCGAAATACGGGTCATGGGATGAAAGGAAAAGGTTTTGGATCTCTTTTATTTAAGATAAATACATTGGGTAAATTTAATATGTGGGGCGATTTCCAGGCATATGAAGGAACATATAATTTTAAATATGGCGGACTTATAGATAAGAAGTTTGCGGTTAAAAAAGGAGGTTCAATTTCATGGGAAGGGAATCCTATGAGAGCGCAATTAAACTTAGAAGCGGTATATAAAACGACGGCAAATCCAGCGGTTCTCTTGGAAAATTCATCATTTAATTCCAAAGTTCCGGTAGAAGTTGTGATTGGTCTTCGTGGGGATTTAACAAGTCCGGAACCTGATTTTAATATTAATTTTCCAACGGTGAGTAATGTATTAAAATCTGAAATTGAATATAAATTGAATGATAAGGATGTAAGGCAAACTCAAGCCTTGTATTTACTTTCTTCTGGCGGTTTTTTGAGTCCGGAAGGAGTGAGCCAATCTGATTTTTCCAGTAATTTATTGTTTGAGACTGCGACGGGTTTATTAGATGATATTATACAATCTGAAGATGATAAATTCAGGGTTGGGATTAATGTTATTGGAGCTGATAAACGATTGGGAAGAGAAACTGATGGTAGATTTGTAGCTACAATTTCATCAAAAATAAATGAAAGGATTACTATAAATGGTAAAGTTGGGGTTCCTTTTGGAGGAATTAATGAGTCTGCGATTGTTGGCGATGTTGAGGTTTTATATAGAGTTAACGAAGACGGGACATTAAATCTGCGTATTTTTAACAAAGAAAATGATATTAATTATATTGGACAGGGAATTGGATATACTCAAGGATTAGGGGTTTCTTATGAAGTAGATTTTGATACTTTCAAAGAATTTGTCAATAAAATATTTAAAAATCATAAATTAGAGAGAGCCACAAAAACGGAAGATAATATCGATCAGGATTCTAATTTATCACCTGATTATATTAATTTCTCCAATTCAAATAAACCAACAAAACAAGCTCCAAAAATAAATCAGGAAGCAGTTATGCCGGAAGAAGATTAG
- the pfkA gene encoding 6-phosphofructokinase, whose translation MSKTIKKIGVLTSGGDSPGMNAAIRSVVRTCAFHNIGCVGIYRGYQGMIEGDFKEMGPRSVNNIINKGGTILKSARSVDFRTPEGRKTAHKNLVEAGIDGLVVIGGDGSFTGALLFNSEFDFPVIGIPGTIDNDIYGTSHTLGYDTALNTVVDVIDKIRDTASSHNRLFLIEVMGRDAGHIALNAGIGAGAEEILIPEEDLGLDRLLDSLKKSKAAGKSSSIVVIAEGDKIGKSVFELKDYVESNFPEYDVRVSVLGHMQRGGSPSCFDRVLASRLGVKAVESLLDGKSNYMVGLLSDKITLTPLEQAIKGHTEIDQELLRVSDIMSI comes from the coding sequence ATGTCAAAAACAATAAAAAAAATAGGGGTTCTGACATCAGGAGGAGATTCACCTGGGATGAATGCCGCTATACGATCAGTTGTTCGAACATGTGCTTTTCATAATATAGGATGTGTTGGAATTTACAGAGGATACCAAGGAATGATAGAAGGCGACTTCAAAGAAATGGGACCTCGTAGTGTAAACAATATCATAAATAAAGGTGGTACAATTTTAAAGTCAGCTCGTTCTGTAGACTTTAGAACGCCAGAAGGAAGAAAAACAGCACACAAAAATTTAGTTGAGGCAGGAATTGACGGATTAGTAGTAATTGGAGGTGATGGTAGTTTTACCGGAGCTTTATTATTCAATTCAGAGTTTGATTTTCCAGTAATTGGAATTCCAGGAACTATCGATAATGATATTTACGGAACAAGTCATACCTTAGGATACGATACGGCTCTTAATACCGTTGTTGATGTGATTGATAAAATTAGAGATACTGCAAGTTCTCACAATAGATTATTTCTCATTGAAGTAATGGGACGTGATGCAGGACATATTGCATTGAATGCAGGAATAGGTGCCGGAGCTGAAGAAATCTTGATTCCTGAAGAAGATTTAGGATTAGACAGATTATTAGACTCTCTTAAGAAAAGTAAAGCGGCAGGAAAATCATCTAGTATTGTTGTTATTGCAGAAGGAGATAAAATAGGCAAAAGCGTTTTTGAACTTAAAGATTACGTTGAGTCTAATTTTCCTGAATATGACGTGAGAGTTTCTGTTTTAGGCCATATGCAACGTGGAGGTTCACCATCATGTTTTGATAGAGTTTTAGCCAGTAGATTAGGGGTAAAAGCCGTAGAATCTTTGTTAGATGGGAAATCAAATTACATGGTCGGTTTATTATCTGATAAAATCACATTGACACCATTGGAACAAGCTATTAAAGGTCACACTGAAATAGATCAAGAATTATTAAGAGTTTCTGATATCATGTCAATATAA
- the gap gene encoding type I glyceraldehyde-3-phosphate dehydrogenase: MSKVKLGINGFGRIGRIVFRESFNRDNVEVVAINDLLDVDHLAYLLKYDSVHGRFNGTVEVIDGKLFVNGKNIRITAERNPADLKWNEVDVDVVAECTGFFTTIETANEHIKGGAKKVIISAPSNDAPMFVMGVNHTEAKASDLIVSNASCTTNCLAPLAKVINDNFGIVEALMTTVHATTSTQMTTDGPSRKDWRGGRAASCNIIPSSTGAAKAVGKVIPSLNGKLTGMSMRVPTTDVSVVDLTVKVEKETTYEEIMAVLKNASETTMKGILGYTEDLVVSQDFVSDSRTSIIDANAGIGLNSTFFKIISWYDNEYGYSSKLIDLSVHIAGLK, encoded by the coding sequence ATGTCAAAAGTAAAATTAGGAATAAACGGTTTTGGAAGAATTGGAAGAATTGTTTTCAGAGAATCTTTCAACAGAGATAATGTTGAAGTTGTAGCTATCAACGATTTATTAGATGTAGATCACTTAGCTTACTTATTAAAATATGATTCAGTTCACGGTCGTTTCAATGGAACTGTTGAAGTTATAGATGGAAAACTTTTTGTAAACGGAAAAAACATTCGTATTACTGCTGAAAGAAATCCTGCAGATTTAAAATGGAATGAAGTTGATGTTGATGTAGTTGCTGAATGTACAGGTTTCTTCACAACTATTGAAACTGCAAACGAGCACATCAAAGGTGGAGCAAAAAAAGTGATTATTTCAGCTCCTTCTAATGATGCACCTATGTTTGTAATGGGAGTTAATCATACTGAAGCTAAAGCTTCTGATTTGATTGTTTCTAATGCATCTTGTACTACTAACTGTTTAGCTCCATTAGCTAAAGTTATCAATGATAATTTTGGAATTGTTGAAGCGTTAATGACTACTGTTCACGCAACAACTTCTACTCAAATGACTACTGATGGTCCTTCAAGAAAAGACTGGAGAGGTGGACGTGCTGCTTCATGTAACATCATCCCATCTTCTACAGGTGCTGCTAAAGCGGTAGGGAAAGTTATTCCTTCATTGAACGGAAAATTAACAGGTATGTCAATGCGTGTTCCTACAACTGATGTTTCTGTAGTTGATTTAACTGTAAAAGTTGAAAAAGAAACTACTTACGAAGAAATCATGGCTGTATTGAAAAATGCTTCTGAAACTACAATGAAAGGTATCTTAGGATATACTGAAGATTTAGTTGTTTCTCAAGATTTCGTTTCTGATTCAAGAACATCTATCATTGATGCTAATGCAGGTATTGGTTTGAATTCTACTTTCTTTAAAATCATTTCTTGGTACGATAATGAATATGGATATTCAAGTAAATTGATTGATTTATCTGTTCATATTGCAGGTTTAAAATAA
- a CDS encoding N-acetylglucosamine kinase yields MKLIVDSGSTKADWIAIDESGKVLFTTQTLGLNPEILEGDEIIDRLNDRFDILQNKKNATHLFFYGAGCGTDRMKIELSQIFQTYFPNAIIAVHEDTYAAVYATTPKGEQAIVSILGTGSNCSFFDGKELHQKVQSLGYIVMDDCSGNVFGKELIRKYYFNKMPKHLAVEFEKEYDLDPDFIKSKLYKEPNPNAYLATFAKFLIQHKEDEFCKKIIFKGMKSFVKNYIRQYDNYKEVPVHFVGSIAFYLKEELQITFDKYEMQLGNVLRRPIDGLIAYHVANK; encoded by the coding sequence ATGAAATTAATAGTTGATAGTGGTTCTACCAAAGCCGATTGGATTGCGATAGATGAAAGTGGAAAAGTTTTATTTACAACTCAAACCTTAGGATTAAATCCGGAGATACTTGAAGGAGATGAGATTATTGATCGACTTAACGATCGTTTTGATATCTTACAAAATAAAAAAAATGCGACTCATTTATTCTTCTATGGTGCTGGTTGTGGAACAGACAGAATGAAAATAGAATTATCTCAAATTTTCCAAACCTATTTTCCTAATGCAATTATTGCAGTGCATGAGGATACTTATGCTGCAGTATACGCAACAACTCCAAAAGGGGAACAAGCAATTGTAAGTATTTTAGGGACGGGATCAAATTGTAGTTTCTTTGATGGTAAAGAATTGCATCAAAAAGTTCAATCTCTAGGATATATCGTTATGGATGATTGTAGCGGAAATGTTTTTGGAAAAGAATTAATCAGAAAGTATTATTTCAACAAAATGCCAAAACATTTGGCTGTTGAATTTGAAAAAGAATACGATTTAGATCCAGACTTTATCAAAAGTAAATTATACAAAGAACCAAACCCTAATGCTTATTTAGCCACTTTTGCTAAGTTTTTAATTCAGCATAAAGAAGATGAATTTTGTAAAAAAATTATTTTCAAAGGCATGAAATCTTTTGTGAAAAACTATATTCGTCAATATGATAATTACAAAGAAGTTCCTGTGCATTTTGTAGGTTCAATCGCTTTTTATTTAAAAGAAGAATTGCAAATTACATTTGATAAATATGAGATGCAATTAGGTAATGTATTAAGAAGACCAATTGACGGACTTATTGCTTATCACGTTGCAAATAAATAA
- a CDS encoding methylglyoxal synthase, whose protein sequence is MEIAIIAHDGKKVDLVNFLIKNKTLLQQEKIKLIATGTTGGKAEDAGFKTKRMLSGPLGGDAQIAGRVAEGKTQMVFFFKDPLSSHPHEADINMLIRVCDVHNVPLATNEATAQLLLNAIALQS, encoded by the coding sequence ATGGAAATAGCTATTATTGCTCATGATGGTAAAAAAGTTGATTTAGTCAATTTTTTGATTAAAAATAAAACGCTTTTACAGCAGGAAAAAATAAAGCTTATTGCTACCGGAACTACTGGAGGAAAAGCCGAAGATGCAGGTTTTAAAACAAAAAGAATGCTTTCAGGACCATTAGGAGGCGATGCTCAAATTGCGGGCAGAGTCGCTGAAGGAAAAACTCAGATGGTTTTCTTTTTTAAAGACCCGTTATCAAGTCATCCTCATGAAGCGGATATCAATATGCTAATTCGTGTTTGCGATGTTCATAATGTGCCATTGGCTACTAATGAGGCAACAGCACAATTATTATTGAATGCTATAGCACTGCAATCATAG
- a CDS encoding RidA family protein, translating into MKKIIFTENAPAPIGPYNQAVLKGNTLYTSGQIAIHPATGVLVLDSIEAETQQVMQNMKAVLEAAGMTFENVVKTTIFIMDMADFGKINTIYGTYFNEKTAPARETVQVACLPKNVNIEISMIAVL; encoded by the coding sequence ATGAAAAAGATCATTTTTACCGAAAATGCCCCAGCACCAATAGGTCCTTACAATCAGGCAGTGCTAAAAGGAAATACACTGTATACTTCCGGTCAGATTGCAATACATCCAGCTACAGGAGTATTAGTTTTAGACAGTATTGAAGCCGAAACCCAACAAGTTATGCAAAATATGAAAGCAGTGCTAGAAGCTGCCGGGATGACCTTTGAAAATGTAGTTAAAACAACTATTTTTATTATGGACATGGCTGATTTTGGAAAAATAAATACAATTTACGGAACTTATTTTAACGAAAAAACCGCTCCAGCTCGTGAAACGGTTCAAGTGGCATGTTTGCCAAAAAATGTAAATATAGAAATCTCTATGATTGCAGTGCTATAG